The Methanoculleus taiwanensis nucleotide sequence GAACCGGCAGCATGCAGCGGCAAAAGCGGCGCTGCTCGTCATCATTATTGCATGCATCATCTCCGCCGGATGCACGTGGGAGGGAACGAACGTTGAGCCCGCCGCCTCACCGGCCGGCGCGGCCTGGACGCTCCTTTCGTATGCAGGCGGGAACGGGACGGAAGTTCCTGTTCTGGAAGGAACGACGATCACCGCAGATTTCGGCGAGGACGGTCTCGTCACCGGGTCGGCCGGGTGCAACGGCTACTCGGGGTCTTACAGTGTTTCGGGAACCGCCATCGGGATCACCTCGGTCGTCTCGACGCTGATGGCCTGCACGGAGCCTCCCGGGGTCATGGAGCAGGAGGGGAGGTATCTCGACCTTCTCGGCACGGCAGCGGCCTTCCGGATGGAGGGCGATCGGCTTATCCTCACCGATGCCGAAGGACGGTCGATCCTGACGTACGAACGGACTGCCGCCCCGGAGACGGCGCAACTCGAGGGGCCGACGTGGGAGCTGCAGTCATATAGCAGCAACGGCACGATGGTTCCGGTCATCAACGGCACCACGGTCACCGCGGCCTTCGGGAACGGCTCGGTCGAGGGCTCTGCAGGCTGCAACAGTTACGGCGGCGATTATACGGTGAACAGGTCGGCTCTCACTATCGGCATGCTCTTCCATACGGAGATGTACTGCCTCGAGCCGGCCGGCATCATGGAGCAGGAAGACCGCTACCTCGCCCTTCTCGGTGCGGCGGCGGGCTACCGGCTGGAGGGCGACACGCTGACGATCACGAACGGGTCTGGCGAGGCGGT carries:
- a CDS encoding META domain-containing protein translates to MVKMSAWNRQHAAAKAALLVIIIACIISAGCTWEGTNVEPAASPAGAAWTLLSYAGGNGTEVPVLEGTTITADFGEDGLVTGSAGCNGYSGSYSVSGTAIGITSVVSTLMACTEPPGVMEQEGRYLDLLGTAAAFRMEGDRLILTDAEGRSILTYERTAAPETAQLEGPTWELQSYSSNGTMVPVINGTTVTAAFGNGSVEGSAGCNSYGGDYTVNRSALTIGMLFHTEMYCLEPAGIMEQEDRYLALLGAAAGYRLEGDTLTITNGSGEAVLEFRTVPKPAALPLADTVWTLTTIGGPGDTVSSAIAGTEITAIFGNGSVTGNAGCNSYGGNYTVDGSRLTIDSIGSTKMHCTRPAGVMEQETRYLNLLGSTAEYRIEGNRLLLTDAGGNSILEFRGSQ